A genomic segment from Deltaproteobacteria bacterium encodes:
- a CDS encoding 4Fe-4S binding protein codes for MYRFLFRRLFQSVLGAGVTNAYLGGFKPPGALWQGQSKGFCVPTLNCYACPGSLFACPIGTLQHFVIIRSVPVYFTGLFVTLSMSVGRMACGTCPFGFLQDMLYKFRSFKIRIPSWMTYFKYASLVGLVIIIPFYTLQPWFSKLCPVGTLIAGLPWVTINPEIRLMIHELFWVKIGILITVVSLAAVAKRPFCRVVCPLGAIYSLFNRISILRLAWNEAECSHCDKCTRICPMDIAVYKDANNHNCIRCMDCTQCPAVSITHVFAGARLPASEPTVDVPADIPATV; via the coding sequence ATGTATCGGTTCCTTTTCAGGAGACTTTTTCAATCGGTTTTAGGAGCCGGCGTAACGAACGCCTACCTGGGGGGATTCAAACCCCCCGGGGCTCTCTGGCAGGGGCAATCAAAAGGGTTCTGCGTGCCGACCCTTAACTGCTATGCCTGTCCTGGATCCCTGTTTGCCTGCCCCATCGGAACCCTCCAGCACTTTGTCATCATCAGGTCCGTGCCGGTATACTTCACCGGACTCTTCGTCACCCTCAGCATGAGCGTGGGAAGGATGGCCTGCGGCACCTGTCCTTTCGGTTTTCTGCAGGACATGCTCTACAAGTTCCGCTCGTTCAAGATCAGAATCCCCTCCTGGATGACCTACTTCAAGTATGCTTCCCTCGTTGGGTTGGTTATCATTATTCCGTTTTATACACTTCAGCCCTGGTTTTCCAAACTCTGTCCCGTGGGGACCCTTATCGCCGGACTGCCCTGGGTGACCATAAACCCGGAGATCCGTTTGATGATCCATGAGCTTTTCTGGGTCAAGATCGGGATTCTCATAACGGTGGTGAGCCTGGCTGCCGTCGCCAAGAGACCGTTCTGCAGGGTCGTCTGCCCCCTGGGAGCCATCTACTCACTCTTCAACCGGATAAGCATTCTAAGGTTGGCCTGGAACGAGGCCGAGTGTTCCCACTGCGACAAGTGCACCCGCATCTGTCCAATGGACATAGCGGTCTACAAGGACGCCAACAACCACAACTGCATCCGGTGCATGGACTGCACCCAGTGCCCTGCGGTGTCTATTACCCACGTTTTCGCCGGGGCTCGGCTGCCCGCTTCCGAACCCACCGTCGACGTTCCCGCAGACATACCCGCCACCGTGTAG
- a CDS encoding DUF302 domain-containing protein, which translates to MITERYFFKTVLNIPFAEAVEKARKALATEGFGVLTEIDVKATLKKKLDKEFRNYIILGACNPSLAFRTLQAEKQIGLLLPCNVVVQDGVGGTSIVSAINPEVAMESVGNPDLAPTADEVSRKLKKVIASLE; encoded by the coding sequence ATGATCACAGAGAGGTATTTTTTCAAAACCGTGTTGAACATACCCTTTGCCGAAGCAGTGGAGAAGGCCAGGAAAGCCTTGGCCACGGAGGGTTTCGGAGTCCTTACGGAGATTGACGTGAAAGCCACGTTAAAGAAGAAACTCGACAAAGAGTTCAGAAATTACATCATCCTCGGGGCGTGCAACCCGTCCCTGGCCTTCCGAACCCTCCAGGCAGAGAAGCAGATCGGCCTCTTGCTCCCCTGCAACGTTGTCGTGCAGGACGGTGTGGGAGGGACATCCATCGTGTCGGCCATCAATCCCGAGGTCGCCATGGAATCGGTGGGGAATCCCGATCTGGCACCCACTGCCGATGAGGTGTCAAGAAAACTGAAAAAAGTGATCGCTTCCCTGGAATAG
- a CDS encoding cupin domain-containing protein yields the protein MKNLILDYRSQTVFSKEKANRIPIAASDRSRINLWCLSPGQHIQPHVHDGDHIWVVLEGRGTFLGKDTKSGLGADTVLFLPAGNSHGIENTGEEGLVFLSVSAG from the coding sequence ATGAAAAACCTCATTCTCGATTACCGAAGTCAGACCGTCTTTTCCAAAGAGAAAGCGAACAGGATTCCCATCGCCGCATCCGATCGTTCCCGGATCAACCTCTGGTGCCTGAGCCCCGGCCAGCACATTCAGCCCCACGTACACGATGGGGACCATATCTGGGTGGTTCTGGAGGGAAGAGGGACCTTCCTGGGGAAGGATACCAAAAGCGGGCTCGGGGCGGACACGGTTCTGTTTCTTCCCGCCGGAAATTCCCACGGCATCGAGAACACGGGTGAGGAGGGATTGGTTTTCTTAAGCGTCTCGGCTGGATAG
- a CDS encoding sulfite exporter TauE/SafE family protein, which produces MLGQFAVFASIGLVTGFMSGMFGIGGGAIRIPIVFFAGVPLISAFGINLAVIPFSSLVGAFSHRKNIDYPIARNMIIGGSVGSVIGAYFAGLIPELTLAIIFVAAAILTVLGIYFDRIAPELSRKIKPNTANIILGAFLLNLITGIRGGSGGALFPPFLKIMHLDIFRSIATSLFVTIFTATAGIAIYWNRGNIPIMPGLAVLIGSMIGARLGSRVSLRSKPFWLELGLSVLVVLLALFTVYRAL; this is translated from the coding sequence ATGTTGGGCCAATTTGCTGTTTTTGCATCAATCGGGCTGGTAACCGGATTCATGAGCGGGATGTTCGGGATCGGGGGAGGCGCCATCAGGATTCCCATTGTCTTCTTTGCCGGGGTGCCTCTGATAAGCGCCTTCGGAATAAATCTGGCGGTTATTCCATTTTCGTCCCTGGTCGGTGCTTTCAGCCACAGAAAAAATATAGATTATCCCATAGCCAGGAACATGATCATAGGTGGATCCGTGGGCTCGGTAATAGGCGCCTATTTTGCCGGTCTGATTCCTGAACTGACTCTCGCCATTATCTTCGTTGCGGCGGCCATTCTGACGGTGCTGGGCATATACTTCGACAGAATCGCTCCTGAGCTTTCCCGGAAAATAAAACCGAACACCGCGAACATTATCCTCGGCGCGTTCCTTTTGAATCTGATAACGGGCATCCGCGGAGGCAGCGGGGGTGCGTTGTTCCCCCCCTTTCTGAAGATCATGCACCTGGATATTTTCCGGTCCATCGCCACGTCACTGTTTGTTACCATTTTTACGGCCACCGCCGGCATAGCCATCTACTGGAATCGCGGCAACATACCCATCATGCCTGGTTTGGCGGTACTCATCGGGTCCATGATCGGGGCGAGGCTGGGGAGCAGGGTTTCCCTGAGGTCGAAACCGTTCTGGCTGGAGCTTGGTCTTTCGGTCCTGGTGGTGCTTCTTGCTCTGTTTACGGTTTACAGGGCATTGTAA
- a CDS encoding 4Fe-4S dicluster domain-containing protein, translating into MEKLIYLKDVVTLDLDRGNCVGCGMCLIVCPHAVFAMGDGHARVVNRDACMECGACAMNCPSKAIEVKSGVGCAQAIINGMLGGKCECC; encoded by the coding sequence GTGGAAAAGTTGATCTATCTCAAAGATGTTGTCACCCTGGATCTGGACCGGGGAAATTGCGTAGGCTGCGGCATGTGCCTCATCGTGTGCCCGCATGCCGTTTTTGCCATGGGAGACGGCCACGCCAGAGTGGTGAACCGAGACGCCTGCATGGAATGCGGAGCCTGCGCCATGAACTGCCCCTCGAAGGCGATAGAGGTGAAATCCGGCGTAGGCTGCGCCCAGGCGATCATTAACGGGATGCTCGGAGGAAAGTGCGAGTGCTGCTGA
- a CDS encoding acetyl-CoA synthase subunit gamma, translating into MQSVPSCCCGVDDRTVPPTLRQTFVVGTVGTPMGEVPLVSASLMTADRWGGIKARWKVGRMNYRVQPGLYAMGSPNEDSPVMVTANYKMSFDFLRRELAGRNTWIMVLDTGGINVWCAAGKGTFGTVELVNRIETCGLSKVVKHRTVILPQLGAAGVAAHQVLRGSGFRVVYGPVRAKDLPAFLDNGLKATAKMREKTFTVRERIVLIPVELVAALPKSLIVLPGFFLVGGMLGPGPFRTTAAAHGILAAWAVLCTVLAGAVLTPILLPWLPGRAFSIKGLWAGLLTAALLVGFTWPDAAAPSQRLEILAWVLMISAGAAFLGMNFTGSSTITSLSGVKKEMRWAVPVEIAAVVSGLGLWAGSLLLA; encoded by the coding sequence ATGCAGTCCGTTCCATCCTGCTGCTGCGGCGTGGACGACCGGACGGTTCCACCCACCCTGCGGCAGACCTTTGTCGTAGGTACCGTAGGGACGCCGATGGGAGAGGTACCCCTGGTTTCGGCCTCGCTGATGACGGCCGATCGATGGGGAGGCATCAAGGCCCGCTGGAAGGTTGGTCGGATGAATTACAGGGTGCAGCCGGGGCTTTACGCCATGGGTAGCCCGAACGAGGATTCACCTGTCATGGTGACCGCCAATTACAAGATGAGCTTTGACTTTCTTCGCCGGGAGCTTGCCGGCCGAAACACCTGGATCATGGTCCTTGATACCGGAGGAATCAACGTCTGGTGCGCTGCCGGAAAGGGCACTTTCGGCACAGTGGAGCTGGTAAACCGGATAGAAACCTGTGGGCTCTCCAAGGTGGTAAAGCACCGGACTGTGATCCTGCCTCAACTGGGCGCTGCCGGGGTTGCGGCCCACCAGGTTCTCAGGGGTTCAGGGTTCAGGGTGGTCTATGGGCCTGTACGAGCAAAAGATCTCCCGGCTTTTCTGGACAACGGCCTGAAGGCTACCGCAAAGATGCGGGAGAAAACCTTTACCGTACGGGAACGGATTGTCCTGATCCCCGTTGAACTGGTCGCGGCCCTTCCAAAATCGTTGATCGTACTGCCGGGTTTTTTTCTGGTCGGCGGCATGCTCGGTCCCGGCCCCTTTCGAACCACCGCCGCCGCACACGGGATACTCGCAGCCTGGGCGGTTCTGTGTACTGTCCTGGCGGGTGCGGTTTTAACACCCATTCTGCTGCCATGGCTGCCGGGGCGGGCTTTTTCAATAAAGGGGCTCTGGGCGGGACTTCTGACAGCCGCGCTCCTGGTCGGTTTCACCTGGCCCGATGCCGCGGCCCCATCCCAACGGTTGGAGATCCTGGCCTGGGTATTGATGATTTCGGCAGGGGCTGCCTTTCTGGGCATGAACTTCACCGGATCATCCACCATTACCTCCCTCTCTGGAGTCAAGAAGGAGATGCGATGGGCGGTCCCTGTGGAGATTGCTGCAGTAGTTTCCGGCCTGGGGCTCTGGGCGGGATCGCTGTTGCTTGCCTGA
- a CDS encoding ABC transporter ATP-binding protein, which produces MEKPPTLSLNNVEVIYDDVILVLKGMSLEVREGQIVALLGGNGAGKSTTLKAISGLLKGEEGKVTDGSIHFMGERIDNTDPEGIVRKGIFQVMEGRRVFDDLSVDENLIAGAHTRKDWAAAKRDMQMVFQYFPRLVERRDSLAGYLSGGEQQMLAIGRALMARPKLMLLDEPSLGLSPLLVKEIFGIIRRINREESTTILLVEQNARIALAISDYGYIMENGKIVLDDPVDKLKENEDVKEFYLGLSKVGEKKSYRNVKHYRRRKRWLS; this is translated from the coding sequence ATGGAGAAACCGCCGACTCTGTCCCTGAACAACGTTGAAGTTATTTATGACGACGTTATCCTGGTCCTCAAGGGGATGTCCCTGGAGGTCCGCGAGGGCCAGATCGTCGCTCTCCTCGGCGGCAATGGAGCCGGAAAATCCACCACCCTCAAAGCCATATCCGGCCTTTTGAAAGGTGAGGAGGGCAAGGTTACCGATGGTTCCATCCACTTCATGGGAGAGAGGATCGACAATACCGATCCTGAGGGTATTGTCAGGAAAGGCATCTTCCAGGTCATGGAGGGCCGCAGGGTCTTTGACGATCTTTCCGTTGACGAAAACCTCATCGCCGGCGCCCACACCAGGAAGGACTGGGCCGCGGCAAAACGGGATATGCAGATGGTTTTCCAATACTTTCCACGGCTGGTCGAAAGACGCGACTCCCTTGCGGGCTACCTTTCCGGAGGGGAGCAGCAGATGCTTGCCATAGGACGGGCACTAATGGCACGGCCAAAGCTCATGCTTCTGGATGAACCGTCCCTGGGGCTGTCTCCCCTGCTGGTCAAAGAGATCTTCGGGATCATCAGGAGAATAAATCGGGAGGAGAGCACCACCATCCTCCTGGTGGAGCAGAACGCCCGAATCGCTCTGGCCATCTCCGATTATGGGTACATCATGGAGAATGGGAAGATCGTACTCGACGACCCCGTGGATAAGCTTAAGGAAAATGAGGACGTCAAGGAGTTCTACCTGGGACTGTCAAAGGTGGGTGAGAAGAAGAGCTACCGGAACGTCAAGCATTACCGCCGCCGCAAGCGCTGGCTATCTTAG
- a CDS encoding ABC transporter substrate-binding protein, with protein sequence MSRRILRSKWTICAVAALTAMALGVFGCAKAPEKPAQPILVGGIFDTSGPTSGVGKDYAQGAVDAAEYINEHGGVNGRNIELIANDYGYKIPEAVSLYKTYKDKGIFVIQGWGTGDTNALKEQINKDKIVYMSASYDSLLNDPAKTPYNFYVGTSYGDAIRGAMQFISDTWTDSIRRPKVVFIYPDHPYGKNPIPAGKAMAKSLGFEIGPDQFVPLSAQEATSQLANMKRFNPDWAWIGGTSPSAAVIIKDAAKLGLNTKFIINVWGFDENLPKMAGDTANGRAYGMGPFAMWGADVPGMKAPMEMAKSKDPNAHHTVHYIQAWSSMNVMWEALKKAKTLDGPGLKAALETLKDFSTGGLTAPITFTATDHRPNTTLNVNMINNEGKIVTVKTITLERKPEWLGH encoded by the coding sequence ATGAGCAGACGAATTTTAAGATCCAAATGGACCATCTGTGCGGTTGCGGCCCTGACGGCCATGGCCCTCGGCGTATTCGGTTGCGCCAAGGCCCCTGAGAAACCCGCCCAACCTATCCTGGTCGGCGGAATTTTCGACACCTCAGGTCCGACATCCGGGGTCGGAAAGGATTACGCCCAGGGCGCCGTGGACGCGGCCGAATACATTAATGAGCATGGCGGAGTGAACGGGCGCAATATCGAGCTCATCGCCAATGACTATGGATACAAGATCCCTGAAGCCGTGTCCCTTTACAAGACCTACAAGGACAAAGGGATATTCGTTATCCAGGGGTGGGGAACCGGCGACACAAACGCTCTTAAGGAACAGATCAACAAGGACAAGATCGTTTACATGTCGGCATCCTACGACTCCCTCCTTAACGACCCGGCAAAAACACCTTATAATTTCTATGTCGGGACAAGCTACGGGGACGCCATCCGCGGGGCCATGCAGTTCATCTCGGATACCTGGACCGATTCCATTCGAAGACCGAAGGTGGTCTTTATCTATCCCGACCATCCCTACGGCAAGAATCCCATCCCTGCAGGAAAGGCAATGGCCAAATCTCTCGGTTTCGAGATCGGCCCTGATCAGTTCGTTCCCCTTAGCGCACAAGAGGCCACCAGTCAGCTGGCCAACATGAAGAGGTTCAATCCCGACTGGGCCTGGATCGGGGGCACATCCCCATCAGCGGCCGTCATCATCAAGGACGCCGCCAAATTGGGTCTTAACACCAAGTTCATCATCAACGTCTGGGGCTTCGATGAGAACCTGCCAAAAATGGCCGGCGATACCGCCAACGGCCGCGCCTACGGCATGGGCCCCTTCGCCATGTGGGGTGCGGACGTCCCCGGCATGAAGGCTCCCATGGAAATGGCCAAGAGCAAGGACCCCAACGCGCACCATACCGTTCACTACATTCAGGCCTGGAGCTCGATGAATGTCATGTGGGAGGCCTTGAAAAAGGCTAAAACACTTGACGGTCCCGGTCTTAAGGCGGCTTTGGAGACCCTCAAGGACTTCAGTACAGGTGGGCTGACGGCCCCCATCACATTCACCGCAACGGATCACAGGCCCAATACAACCCTCAATGTCAATATGATCAACAACGAGGGTAAAATTGTAACCGTGAAAACGATCACTCTCGAGCGCAAGCCCGAGTGGCTTGGACACTAA
- a CDS encoding branched-chain amino acid ABC transporter permease, producing MQQCGIFHETYKKDMAIFQTPFIKVWMALFFIFLAIFPFIARPINSIVGTNTLYLANLIGIYIIGAHGLNILTGYTGQISLGHGAFMGVGAYASAILTMRAGLPFWIALPLAGLITAVVGMIFGIPSLRLKGLYLAIATMAAQFIIEYAMRNWTALTGGSSGMTVKSPSFFGILLDTDRSYYYLIYFFVILATLYTKNITRTRPGRAFVAIRDRHLSAEVMGVNVWLYRILSFGVSSFMVGISGALWAHYVLVVSDEHFGIWLSVQYLAMIIIGGMGHVLGAIYGAIFMTLLPELLRIPEHALTTVYPDIFAIFNSLRDGVFGVIIILFLIFEPDGLAARWHTIRNYWKLWPFSY from the coding sequence ATGCAGCAGTGCGGAATATTCCACGAAACCTATAAAAAGGACATGGCGATATTCCAGACCCCTTTCATCAAGGTCTGGATGGCGCTGTTTTTCATCTTCCTTGCGATATTCCCATTCATCGCCCGCCCCATCAATTCCATCGTGGGAACCAACACCCTCTACCTCGCCAACCTTATCGGGATATACATCATCGGCGCCCATGGGCTGAACATCCTCACCGGGTATACCGGCCAGATTTCGCTGGGGCACGGTGCATTCATGGGGGTCGGGGCTTATGCCTCCGCCATCCTGACCATGAGGGCGGGACTCCCATTCTGGATCGCGCTGCCCCTCGCCGGTCTTATTACCGCGGTCGTCGGGATGATTTTCGGTATCCCTTCCCTCAGACTGAAGGGCCTTTATCTTGCCATCGCCACCATGGCGGCCCAGTTCATTATTGAATATGCCATGAGAAACTGGACGGCCCTGACGGGAGGGAGTTCCGGGATGACGGTCAAGTCCCCCTCGTTTTTCGGGATTCTTCTCGACACCGACCGGTCCTATTACTACCTCATATATTTCTTTGTGATCCTTGCCACCCTCTACACCAAGAATATCACCAGGACCCGTCCGGGACGCGCGTTCGTGGCTATCCGGGACCGGCACCTTTCCGCTGAGGTGATGGGAGTCAACGTATGGCTGTACCGAATCCTCTCTTTCGGCGTCAGCTCATTCATGGTGGGGATATCCGGAGCCCTGTGGGCCCACTACGTACTTGTGGTGTCCGACGAACATTTCGGCATCTGGCTTTCGGTCCAGTATCTGGCCATGATCATCATCGGAGGGATGGGACACGTCCTGGGAGCCATCTACGGCGCCATCTTCATGACGCTTCTCCCGGAACTGCTCCGTATTCCGGAGCACGCCCTTACCACCGTCTACCCCGACATATTCGCCATATTCAACAGCCTGAGGGATGGGGTATTCGGCGTGATTATCATTCTTTTCCTTATCTTCGAGCCCGATGGCCTGGCCGCACGATGGCACACCATCAGAAATTACTGGAAGCTGTGGCCGTTTTCGTATTAA
- a CDS encoding branched-chain amino acid ABC transporter permease produces the protein MQEFWFFLQLIIQGLAIGSVYSLVALGFVLIYKASSVINFAQGELLMVGAYVCLSLIVQFHLPFWAGFLLTMVFSVILALAIERLILRPMIGEPVISIIMVTIGLSLVLKSFVSALWGTQIRVFPTIFPQAPVRFGEIVVSQVYIYTFAASIVFLIIFALFFKYSRMGIAMRATANSNQVALSMGISVKKIFAISWCVAAIVSAVGGILIGNINGVNVTLSAVGLKVFPAVILGGLDSIPGAVLGGLIIGILENLSGGYLDHFFGGGVKEVAPFVILVIILMIKPYGLFGTEEIERV, from the coding sequence ATGCAGGAGTTCTGGTTCTTTCTTCAGCTGATCATTCAGGGGCTCGCCATCGGCAGCGTCTACAGCCTTGTAGCCCTGGGGTTCGTCCTGATCTACAAGGCATCCTCGGTTATCAACTTTGCCCAGGGTGAACTCCTTATGGTTGGGGCCTACGTGTGCCTGTCCCTGATTGTCCAGTTTCACCTCCCCTTCTGGGCGGGGTTCCTTCTGACCATGGTATTTTCAGTTATCCTCGCCCTTGCCATCGAGAGGCTGATCCTCAGGCCGATGATCGGCGAACCGGTTATCTCCATCATCATGGTGACAATCGGCCTTTCGCTGGTCCTCAAATCCTTCGTCTCGGCGTTGTGGGGAACGCAGATCAGGGTTTTCCCCACCATCTTCCCGCAGGCGCCCGTTCGATTTGGCGAGATCGTAGTATCACAGGTCTACATCTACACATTTGCGGCATCCATCGTATTTCTCATCATCTTCGCGCTCTTCTTCAAGTACTCCCGCATGGGGATAGCCATGAGGGCCACGGCCAACAGCAACCAGGTGGCCCTTTCCATGGGAATCTCGGTCAAGAAGATCTTCGCCATTTCATGGTGCGTCGCAGCCATAGTGTCGGCGGTGGGCGGTATTCTCATCGGAAACATCAACGGGGTCAACGTGACCCTCTCTGCCGTGGGCCTGAAGGTTTTCCCTGCCGTCATCCTCGGCGGCCTTGACAGCATCCCGGGAGCGGTCCTGGGCGGGCTGATCATCGGCATCCTGGAAAACTTGTCCGGCGGCTACCTCGACCACTTCTTCGGTGGCGGGGTCAAGGAGGTGGCGCCCTTCGTAATCCTGGTCATCATCCTCATGATCAAGCCCTATGGGCTCTTCGGCACAGAGGAGATAGAGAGGGTTTAA